A DNA window from Mycobacterium sp. IDR2000157661 contains the following coding sequences:
- a CDS encoding MFS transporter, with protein sequence MSQPPDSAEPSVRTAGRRQIISWALWDFGATGLNAMVVTFVFSVYLTSSVGDTLPGDSSPASWLGWALGLAGLVVALLAPVTGVWVDAPWRRRRVLAMLTALAAVSTAGMSFIRDDWHYLLPGLVLLAGASACNELATVPYNAMLRQLSTPQTSGQISGMGIGLGYFGSVVLLLIAYFGFISGDGDTRGLLGIAADDGQNVRAAMLVTAIWFGVFALPLLFTAPGAPPDEDRERGAVGFFGGYRVLWTEIVSEWRRDHHVIYYLIASAVFRDGLTGIFAFGAVLGVNVYGISSANVLLFGVSASVIAAIGAVLGGLLDDRFGAKPVIITSLAAMIIAGLTLMALDGPLAFWVCGLLLCLFIGPTLSAARTLMLRMSADGKEGVAFGLYTTTGRAVSYLAPLLFSVFIAVFGTDRAGMGGLVVVLAAGLVAMLFVRVPGRLRV encoded by the coding sequence ATGAGCCAGCCACCCGATTCGGCCGAGCCGTCCGTGCGGACCGCGGGCCGGCGGCAGATCATTTCCTGGGCGCTGTGGGACTTCGGGGCCACGGGCCTGAACGCGATGGTCGTCACCTTCGTGTTCTCGGTCTACCTCACCAGCTCCGTCGGCGACACGCTGCCCGGCGACAGCAGCCCGGCGAGTTGGCTGGGCTGGGCGCTCGGCCTCGCCGGTCTGGTGGTCGCGTTGCTGGCCCCGGTCACCGGGGTCTGGGTCGACGCACCCTGGCGCAGGCGCCGGGTGCTGGCGATGCTCACCGCGCTGGCCGCCGTGTCGACCGCGGGCATGAGCTTCATCCGCGACGACTGGCACTACCTGCTGCCGGGGCTGGTGCTGCTGGCGGGCGCATCGGCGTGCAACGAGTTGGCCACGGTGCCCTACAACGCGATGCTGCGGCAGCTGTCCACCCCGCAGACGTCGGGGCAGATCTCCGGAATGGGAATCGGGCTCGGCTATTTCGGTAGCGTGGTGTTACTGCTGATCGCCTACTTCGGCTTCATCTCCGGCGACGGCGACACCCGCGGGCTGCTGGGGATCGCCGCCGATGACGGGCAGAACGTGCGCGCCGCGATGCTGGTGACCGCGATCTGGTTCGGGGTGTTCGCCCTGCCCCTGCTCTTCACGGCACCCGGCGCGCCGCCCGACGAAGACCGTGAGCGGGGCGCGGTCGGGTTCTTCGGCGGCTACCGCGTGTTGTGGACCGAGATCGTCAGCGAATGGCGGCGTGACCACCACGTCATCTACTACCTGATCGCCAGCGCGGTGTTCCGGGACGGACTCACCGGCATCTTCGCCTTCGGGGCGGTGCTCGGCGTCAACGTCTACGGCATCTCCAGCGCCAACGTGCTGCTGTTCGGGGTGAGCGCCAGCGTCATCGCCGCCATCGGCGCCGTGCTCGGCGGTCTGCTCGATGACCGCTTCGGCGCCAAGCCGGTCATCATCACGTCGCTGGCCGCGATGATCATCGCCGGCCTGACGTTGATGGCGCTGGACGGTCCGTTGGCGTTCTGGGTCTGTGGCCTGCTGCTGTGCCTGTTCATCGGGCCGACGCTGTCGGCGGCGCGCACCCTGATGCTGCGGATGTCGGCCGACGGCAAGGAAGGTGTGGCCTTCGGCCTGTACACCACCACCGGCCGGGCCGTTTCCTATCTTGCTCCGCTGCTGTTCTCGGTCTTCATCGCGGTGTTCGGGACCGACCGCGCAGGCATGGGCGGGCTGGTGGTGGTGCTCGCCGCGGGCTTGGTGGCGATGCTGTTCGTGCGGGTGCCCGGGCGGCTGCGGGTCTAG
- a CDS encoding MmpS family transport accessory protein, with amino-acid sequence MTDPYRGREEQSGYRGGPDPSQSQGYGYPGYTDPAYASQTPYGPTYETPAPTQRLSSPYGYDPYATGQYGAGYPPGEPPGPPPEEPKSPRWLWVVAGVAVVTVVGLVIALVIVNSSRQETVVAPVPPMQEPDFTTSAPTTTTRAPTVPRLPAPTVPSVPTVPTRPPTTAPGVTQTVVYEVSGDGRAINITYVDSGGLLQTEFNVLLPWSKQVELSAPAASSASVSIINVGREVNCSITVDGAVVQQRTGAGLTICTAGG; translated from the coding sequence ATGACCGATCCATACCGCGGGCGCGAGGAGCAATCCGGCTACCGCGGCGGGCCCGATCCGAGCCAGTCCCAGGGGTACGGCTACCCCGGGTACACCGATCCCGCCTACGCCAGCCAAACTCCGTACGGCCCGACCTACGAGACGCCCGCGCCGACGCAGCGGCTCTCATCGCCGTACGGCTATGACCCGTATGCGACCGGCCAGTACGGTGCCGGCTACCCGCCCGGCGAACCCCCGGGCCCGCCGCCCGAGGAGCCGAAGTCACCGCGCTGGCTGTGGGTGGTGGCCGGGGTCGCCGTGGTCACCGTCGTCGGCCTGGTGATCGCGCTGGTCATCGTCAACAGTTCGCGGCAGGAGACGGTCGTCGCACCCGTGCCGCCGATGCAGGAGCCGGACTTCACCACGTCCGCGCCCACCACGACGACCCGGGCGCCCACCGTCCCGCGGCTGCCCGCCCCGACGGTGCCTTCGGTTCCGACGGTGCCGACCAGGCCGCCGACCACCGCACCCGGTGTCACGCAGACCGTCGTCTACGAGGTCTCCGGCGACGGGCGCGCCATCAACATCACCTACGTCGACAGCGGTGGGCTGCTGCAGACCGAGTTCAACGTGCTCCTGCCATGGAGCAAGCAGGTGGAGCTCAGCGCGCCGGCGGCCTCATCGGCCAGCGTCAGCATCATCAACGTCGGCCGCGAAGTGAACTGCTCGATCACCGTCGACGGCGCCGTCGTCCAGCAGCGCACCGGCGCCGGCCTGACGATCTGCACGGCTGGCGGCTAG
- a CDS encoding alpha/beta hydrolase family protein, with product MSPDATAFAHLVDEGGYPRAVQRFLRGWRATSSRDVELPIEGPITRVLHSADGHWLACEVAPDGSSRTQLWVVTTDPDDRDARRIDSWPAEMPEGTAELISWDGTKVAAILTGADGVGSSCLIDPATGDTIVLDRRSSGRLVDAWAGTALVRVGPRGYRDLMMLRGQTEIALLPYDPGSTTDTGIILDDHGPRRLRAGLEGEAFELYQPAKTFGLNSTEGYVRALIRSENGAEHARLLEVTTTPDGVAYQVIAEKPGYELDEFTVSDDQSTVAMLWNIHGASELQILELGDNFLHDPTPLPGMVASELSISAGGSMLALTVEGPSTPPSVELVDPRTGEWEPVDRQPSSGPVAADPTLETVTARDGLQFTGWLFRPPDGVATIGAMLFLHGGPEGQGRPGYNEFFPRLLEEGIAVFLPNVRGSGGFGRNFMHADDRERRFAAIDDVADAAAYLVDGGFVPADRVACCGWSYGGYLTQAAMTFHPHSFAAGISICGMSDLNTWYRNTEPWIAAAAYPKYGHPISDRDLLEQLSPLQRVDALTAPLLLVHGANDTNVPPSESQQMFEALQTLNRRVDLLMFSDDGHEIDKRENRAVLVKAMCEWLIEAFSAPPKS from the coding sequence ATGTCGCCGGATGCCACCGCGTTCGCCCATCTGGTCGACGAAGGGGGCTACCCGCGGGCGGTGCAGCGGTTCCTGCGCGGCTGGCGCGCCACCTCGTCGCGCGACGTGGAGTTGCCCATCGAGGGGCCCATCACCCGGGTGCTGCACTCCGCCGACGGTCACTGGCTCGCTTGCGAGGTGGCGCCCGACGGCAGCAGTCGCACGCAACTGTGGGTCGTCACAACCGATCCCGATGACCGCGATGCCCGTCGCATCGATTCCTGGCCTGCGGAGATGCCGGAGGGCACTGCCGAGCTGATCAGCTGGGACGGCACCAAGGTCGCAGCGATCCTGACCGGTGCGGACGGCGTCGGCAGTTCGTGTCTGATCGACCCGGCCACCGGCGACACCATCGTGCTTGACCGGCGGTCGAGCGGACGCCTGGTCGACGCGTGGGCCGGTACCGCTCTGGTTCGGGTCGGTCCGCGCGGTTACCGCGATCTCATGATGCTGCGCGGTCAAACCGAAATCGCCCTGTTGCCATACGATCCGGGCTCCACCACCGACACCGGCATAATTCTCGACGACCACGGGCCGCGCCGACTGCGAGCAGGCCTCGAGGGCGAGGCATTCGAGCTGTACCAGCCGGCGAAGACCTTCGGTCTCAACAGCACCGAAGGCTACGTGCGGGCGTTGATCCGCAGCGAGAACGGCGCCGAGCATGCCCGACTGCTCGAGGTGACCACCACTCCCGACGGGGTCGCCTATCAGGTGATCGCCGAGAAGCCGGGCTACGAACTCGACGAGTTCACCGTCAGCGATGACCAGTCCACCGTAGCGATGTTGTGGAATATCCACGGCGCCAGCGAGTTACAGATCCTCGAACTCGGCGACAACTTCTTGCACGACCCGACTCCGCTGCCCGGCATGGTGGCCAGTGAGCTGAGCATCAGCGCGGGCGGATCGATGCTGGCGCTTACAGTGGAGGGACCGTCCACACCGCCGTCCGTGGAACTGGTGGACCCCCGCACGGGCGAGTGGGAGCCCGTTGACCGCCAACCCAGTTCGGGTCCCGTCGCCGCCGACCCGACCCTGGAGACCGTCACCGCACGCGACGGGCTGCAGTTCACCGGTTGGCTCTTTCGGCCTCCGGACGGTGTAGCCACCATCGGCGCGATGCTGTTTCTGCACGGCGGCCCGGAAGGCCAGGGCAGGCCGGGTTACAACGAGTTCTTCCCCCGACTGCTCGAGGAGGGCATCGCGGTGTTCCTGCCGAACGTGCGGGGTTCGGGCGGCTTCGGCCGCAACTTCATGCACGCCGACGACAGGGAGCGGCGGTTCGCGGCGATCGACGACGTTGCCGACGCCGCCGCATACCTCGTCGACGGTGGCTTCGTTCCGGCCGACCGCGTCGCCTGCTGCGGATGGTCTTATGGCGGCTACCTGACGCAGGCGGCGATGACCTTCCATCCGCACTCCTTCGCCGCGGGCATCTCCATCTGCGGGATGAGTGACCTGAACACGTGGTACCGCAACACCGAACCCTGGATCGCCGCGGCCGCATATCCTAAGTACGGCCACCCGATCAGCGATCGCGATCTGCTCGAGCAGCTATCGCCGCTGCAGCGGGTCGACGCGCTCACCGCACCATTGCTGCTCGTGCACGGCGCCAATGACACCAATGTCCCGCCCAGTGAGTCCCAGCAAATGTTCGAAGCGCTGCAAACTCTTAACCGGAGAGTCGATCTGCTGATGTTCTCCGACGACGGCCACGAAATCGACAAGCGCGAAAATCGAGCGGTGCTGGTCAAGGCCATGTGCGAGTGGCTGATTGAGGCATTCAGCGCACCGCCGAAGTCGTGA
- a CDS encoding DUF6131 family protein yields MIILGAILVILGLVFNISILTWIGVVLLVIGAVFWILGAMGRAVGGRKVWY; encoded by the coding sequence ATGATCATCCTCGGAGCAATTCTGGTGATTCTGGGATTGGTGTTCAATATCTCGATCCTGACTTGGATCGGTGTGGTGCTGCTCGTGATCGGCGCGGTGTTCTGGATCCTGGGTGCGATGGGACGCGCGGTCGGCGGGCGAAAAGTCTGGTATTAG
- a CDS encoding SACE_7040 family transcriptional regulator, producing the protein MSATAVPGPATTRRSRAKSDRRSQLIAAAERLVAERGYLAVRLEDIGAAAGVSGPAIYRHFPNKEALLVELLVGISTRLLAGADTVVAEARNPRAALDGLIDFHLDFALGESDLIRIQDRDLNNLPPSAKRQVRRAQRQYVEIWVDVLCRVNGSLREDEARVMAHAAFGLLNSTPHSVKADAAKGAEASSRTVLKAMTVAALTPAAGSA; encoded by the coding sequence ATGTCGGCTACGGCGGTGCCCGGGCCCGCGACCACGCGGCGAAGCAGAGCGAAGTCGGACCGTCGTTCCCAGTTGATCGCCGCGGCCGAGCGACTGGTCGCCGAACGCGGCTATCTGGCCGTGCGCCTCGAAGACATCGGCGCCGCGGCCGGGGTGAGTGGGCCGGCCATCTACCGCCACTTCCCCAACAAGGAAGCGCTGCTGGTCGAACTGTTGGTGGGCATCAGCACCCGACTGCTCGCCGGTGCCGACACGGTCGTGGCAGAGGCGCGGAACCCGAGAGCTGCACTGGACGGGCTCATCGACTTTCACCTGGACTTCGCGCTCGGCGAGTCCGACCTCATCCGGATTCAGGACCGCGACCTGAACAACCTGCCGCCGTCGGCCAAACGGCAGGTTCGCCGCGCTCAGCGGCAGTACGTGGAAATCTGGGTCGATGTGCTGTGCCGCGTCAACGGCTCGCTGCGCGAGGACGAGGCCAGGGTGATGGCACACGCGGCGTTCGGACTGCTGAATTCGACACCGCACTCGGTGAAGGCGGACGCAGCTAAAGGGGCCGAGGCCAGCTCGCGAACCGTCCTGAAAGCCATGACGGTTGCGGCGCTGACCCCGGCCGCAGGAAGCGCTTAG
- a CDS encoding carboxyl transferase domain-containing protein has protein sequence MTPRSHREQHLALVDELRSKLAAAALGGPARARERHVDRGKLLPRDRVDDLLDPGSPFLELTPLAADGMYDDQCPGAGIITGIGRVSGRECVIVANDATVKGGTYYPVTVKKHLRAQEVAKQNRLPCIYLVDSGGAFLPRQDEVFPDREHFGRIFYNQATLSAQGIPQIAAVLGSCTAGGAYVPAMSDEAVIVRNQGTIFLGGPPLVKAATGEVVTAEELGGGDLHSKTSGVTDHLAHDDRDALRTVRRIVATLGPREKPPWEVWPTVEPVADQAELYDVVPVDSRTPYDVHEVITRIVDGGEFAEFKAEYGSTLVTGFARIHGHPVGIVANHGVLFGESALKGAHFIELCDKRMTPLLFLQNISGFMVGRDYEAGGIAKHGAKMVTAVACARVPKMTVVIGGSYGAGNYSMCGRAYSPRFLWMWPNARISVMGGEQAAAVLATVRGEMTAEEEEEFKAPIRAQYEHQGNPYYSTARLWDDGVIDPADTRTVLGLALSVVGQAPVEPVSYGVFRM, from the coding sequence ATGACTCCGCGGTCACATCGCGAGCAGCATCTCGCGCTGGTCGACGAATTGCGTTCGAAGCTGGCCGCCGCCGCGCTCGGCGGCCCGGCGCGGGCCCGTGAGCGCCACGTGGACCGCGGCAAGTTGCTTCCCCGCGACCGTGTCGACGATCTGCTCGACCCCGGCAGCCCCTTTCTCGAACTGACCCCGCTGGCGGCAGACGGCATGTATGACGACCAGTGCCCGGGCGCCGGAATCATCACGGGCATCGGCCGGGTGTCGGGCCGTGAGTGCGTGATCGTCGCCAATGACGCCACGGTGAAGGGCGGCACCTACTATCCGGTCACCGTCAAGAAGCACCTGCGGGCCCAGGAAGTGGCCAAGCAGAACCGTCTGCCGTGCATCTACCTGGTCGACTCGGGTGGGGCATTCCTGCCGCGGCAGGACGAAGTGTTCCCCGACCGTGAGCATTTCGGCCGCATCTTCTACAACCAGGCCACGCTCAGCGCCCAGGGGATCCCGCAGATCGCGGCGGTACTCGGGTCGTGTACGGCGGGTGGCGCCTATGTGCCCGCCATGAGCGACGAGGCCGTGATCGTGCGCAACCAGGGAACGATATTCCTCGGCGGCCCACCGTTGGTGAAGGCCGCAACCGGTGAGGTGGTGACCGCGGAGGAACTCGGTGGCGGCGATCTGCATTCCAAGACCTCGGGTGTGACAGATCATCTCGCCCACGACGACCGGGACGCGCTTCGCACCGTGCGACGCATCGTGGCCACGCTGGGTCCGCGCGAGAAGCCGCCGTGGGAGGTGTGGCCGACGGTCGAGCCGGTCGCCGACCAGGCCGAGCTCTACGACGTCGTCCCGGTCGATTCGCGCACTCCCTACGACGTCCACGAGGTGATCACGCGTATCGTCGACGGCGGCGAATTCGCCGAGTTCAAGGCCGAATACGGCAGCACGCTGGTCACCGGCTTCGCCCGCATCCATGGCCATCCGGTCGGCATCGTCGCCAACCACGGCGTGCTCTTCGGTGAATCGGCGCTCAAGGGCGCGCATTTCATCGAGCTGTGCGACAAGCGGATGACACCGTTGCTGTTTCTGCAGAACATCTCGGGATTCATGGTGGGCCGCGACTACGAAGCCGGCGGCATCGCCAAGCACGGCGCAAAGATGGTCACCGCGGTGGCATGTGCCAGGGTTCCGAAGATGACAGTGGTTATCGGCGGGTCCTACGGAGCAGGCAACTACTCGATGTGCGGACGGGCGTACTCGCCGCGGTTCCTGTGGATGTGGCCGAACGCTCGGATCTCGGTGATGGGTGGTGAGCAGGCGGCGGCCGTCCTGGCGACGGTCCGCGGCGAGATGACGGCTGAGGAGGAAGAGGAGTTCAAGGCCCCGATCCGGGCGCAGTACGAACACCAGGGCAACCCCTACTACTCCACCGCTCGACTGTGGGACGACGGCGTCATCGATCCCGCCGACACCAGAACGGTTCTGGGGCTGGCGCTCTCGGTGGTCGGCCAGGCGCCGGTCGAACCGGTCTCCTACGGCGTTTTCCGGATGTGA
- a CDS encoding acetyl-CoA carboxylase biotin carboxylase subunit has translation MNFDTILVANRGEIAVRVIRTLRVMGIRSVAVFSDADAGARHVAEADVAVNIGPAPARQSYLDIGAVIAAALRTGAQAVHPGYGFLSENAQFAAALQDNGIVFIGPPVAAIRTMGDKIAARAAVSEFGVPVVPGISRAGLTDADLIAGAGEVGYPVLVKPSAGGGGKGMRVVHDAHELPAALVSARREAAAAFGDDTLFLERFVLSPRHIEVQVLADGYGNVVHLGERECSLQRRHQKVIEEAPSPLLDAVTRARIGAAACDTARSVDYTGAGTVEFIVSADRPDEFFFMEMNTRLQVEHPVTELVTGVDLVEQQVRIAGGEKLPVSQDEIVLTGHAIEARVYAEDPARGFLPTGGTVLGLSEPQDPGVRIDSGLACGTVVGSDYDPMLSKVIAHADDRAGALRALDRALARTAVLGITTNIEFLRFLLADPDVAAGRLDTGLLDRRLPDFVSAAAGDAELIAAAAAKWLRAWHASSGELWEVPSGWRIGERAPTKYRLRSGERTEHVYLTGTPGSATAVVENGGTYSLTASSAGDRLSVTLDGVRTEYLVAGSGRQLWLAGGGHTAVVEEVREAPVRADDEHSGDAELTSPMPGSVVAVGVGDGDTVTAGTVVITIEAMKMEHALTAPVDGVVELLVAVADQVKVGQPVARVTATQKEES, from the coding sequence ATGAACTTCGACACCATCCTGGTCGCCAACCGCGGCGAGATCGCCGTGCGCGTCATCCGCACGCTGCGTGTCATGGGCATCCGGTCGGTCGCGGTTTTCAGCGATGCCGACGCCGGCGCCCGCCACGTCGCCGAGGCCGACGTCGCGGTGAACATCGGTCCCGCCCCGGCACGGCAGAGCTATCTCGACATCGGCGCGGTGATCGCCGCAGCGCTGCGCACCGGCGCGCAGGCCGTCCACCCCGGTTACGGATTCCTGTCGGAGAACGCCCAATTCGCCGCCGCGCTACAGGACAACGGGATCGTGTTCATCGGGCCGCCGGTCGCCGCGATCAGGACCATGGGTGACAAGATCGCCGCCAGAGCCGCGGTCTCGGAATTCGGAGTGCCGGTGGTGCCCGGCATTTCGCGCGCAGGACTCACTGACGCCGACCTGATCGCGGGTGCCGGCGAGGTCGGCTATCCGGTGCTGGTGAAGCCGTCGGCCGGCGGCGGCGGCAAGGGCATGCGCGTGGTGCACGACGCCCACGAGCTACCGGCTGCCCTCGTCTCGGCCCGCAGGGAGGCCGCCGCCGCGTTCGGCGACGACACGCTGTTCCTGGAGCGGTTCGTGCTCAGCCCCCGCCATATCGAGGTCCAGGTGCTGGCCGACGGCTACGGCAACGTCGTGCATCTCGGCGAACGGGAATGCAGCCTGCAACGCCGCCACCAGAAGGTGATCGAGGAGGCGCCCTCGCCGCTGCTCGACGCGGTCACCAGGGCGCGGATCGGCGCGGCCGCCTGTGACACCGCACGCAGCGTCGACTACACCGGCGCGGGCACTGTCGAGTTCATCGTGTCGGCCGACCGGCCCGACGAGTTCTTCTTCATGGAGATGAACACACGTCTGCAGGTGGAACACCCGGTCACCGAACTGGTCACCGGAGTCGACCTGGTCGAACAGCAGGTGCGCATCGCGGGCGGCGAGAAGCTGCCGGTCAGCCAGGACGAGATCGTGCTCACCGGCCACGCCATCGAAGCCCGCGTCTACGCCGAGGATCCCGCTCGCGGCTTCCTGCCGACCGGCGGCACCGTGCTGGGTCTCTCGGAGCCGCAGGACCCCGGCGTGCGGATCGACTCCGGGCTGGCCTGCGGAACAGTCGTCGGCAGCGACTACGACCCGATGCTGTCCAAGGTCATCGCCCACGCCGACGACCGCGCGGGTGCGTTGCGCGCACTGGACCGGGCGTTGGCGCGGACCGCGGTGCTCGGGATCACCACCAACATCGAGTTCCTGCGGTTCCTGCTCGCCGACCCCGACGTCGCGGCGGGCCGACTCGACACCGGGCTGCTGGACCGACGCCTGCCGGACTTCGTGTCGGCCGCCGCCGGTGATGCCGAATTGATCGCGGCCGCGGCGGCCAAGTGGCTGCGCGCCTGGCACGCATCCTCCGGTGAGCTGTGGGAGGTGCCGTCGGGGTGGCGGATCGGGGAGCGGGCGCCGACGAAGTATCGACTGCGCTCGGGCGAGCGCACCGAACACGTCTATCTCACCGGCACCCCGGGCTCGGCCACCGCTGTCGTCGAGAACGGTGGAACATACTCGCTGACGGCCTCTTCGGCGGGCGACCGATTGTCGGTCACGCTAGACGGCGTGCGCACCGAGTACCTGGTCGCGGGGAGCGGCCGTCAGCTGTGGCTGGCCGGTGGCGGGCACACCGCTGTCGTCGAGGAGGTGCGCGAAGCGCCGGTGCGCGCCGACGACGAGCACAGCGGCGACGCGGAGCTGACCAGCCCCATGCCCGGCTCGGTCGTGGCGGTGGGCGTCGGTGACGGCGACACGGTGACCGCGGGCACGGTGGTGATAACAATCGAGGCCATGAAGATGGAACACGCGTTGACCGCCCCGGTCGACGGTGTGGTGGAACTGCTTGTCGCCGTAGCCGATCAAGTCAAGGTGGGGCAACCGGTGGCGCGGGTCACCGCAACTCAGAAGGAAGAGTCATGA
- a CDS encoding acyl-CoA dehydrogenase family protein, translating into MSDLMATGMLPDHYEQLAKTVRDFAQSVVAPVAAKHDEEHSFPYEVVAGMADMGLFGLPFPEEYGGMGGDYFALCLALEELGKVDQSVAITLEAGVSLGAMPVYRFGTEEQKRQWLPLLASGKALGAFGLTEAGGGTDAGATKTTAKVDDGHWVINGSKQFITNSGTDITKLVTVTAVTGEMGDKKEISSILVPVPTDGFTAEPAYNKVGWNASDTHPLSFDDVRVPEENLLGERGRGYANFLRILDEGRIAIAALSVGAAQGCVDECIKYAREREAFGAKIGTYQAISFKIARMEARAHAARTAYYDAAALMLAGKPFKKAAAVAKLVASEAAMDNARDATQVFGGYGYMNEYPVARHYRDSKILEIGEGTTEVQLMLIAREAGL; encoded by the coding sequence ATGAGCGATCTGATGGCGACGGGCATGCTGCCCGACCACTACGAGCAACTGGCCAAGACGGTGCGCGACTTCGCCCAGAGCGTGGTCGCGCCGGTGGCCGCCAAACACGACGAGGAGCACTCGTTCCCGTACGAGGTCGTCGCCGGAATGGCCGACATGGGCCTGTTCGGGCTGCCGTTCCCCGAGGAGTACGGCGGCATGGGCGGCGACTACTTCGCGCTGTGCCTGGCGCTGGAGGAGCTCGGCAAGGTCGACCAGAGCGTGGCGATCACGTTGGAGGCCGGGGTGTCGCTGGGCGCGATGCCGGTCTACCGGTTCGGCACCGAAGAGCAGAAGCGACAGTGGCTGCCGCTGCTGGCCAGCGGTAAGGCGCTGGGCGCGTTCGGGTTGACCGAGGCGGGCGGCGGTACCGACGCGGGCGCCACCAAGACCACGGCCAAGGTCGACGACGGCCACTGGGTGATCAACGGCTCCAAGCAGTTCATCACGAACTCGGGCACCGACATCACCAAACTGGTGACGGTCACCGCGGTCACCGGTGAAATGGGTGACAAAAAGGAGATCTCGTCGATCCTGGTGCCCGTGCCGACCGACGGCTTCACCGCCGAACCGGCATACAACAAGGTCGGCTGGAACGCCTCGGACACCCACCCGCTGAGCTTCGACGACGTGCGCGTGCCCGAAGAGAACCTGCTCGGGGAACGCGGGCGCGGCTACGCCAACTTCCTGCGCATCCTCGACGAGGGCCGCATCGCGATCGCGGCGCTGTCGGTCGGCGCCGCGCAGGGCTGCGTCGACGAATGCATCAAGTACGCCAGGGAACGGGAGGCCTTCGGGGCGAAGATCGGCACATATCAGGCCATCTCGTTCAAGATCGCCAGAATGGAGGCCCGCGCCCACGCGGCCCGCACCGCCTACTATGACGCGGCCGCGCTGATGCTGGCGGGCAAGCCGTTCAAGAAGGCCGCGGCCGTGGCCAAGCTGGTGGCCAGCGAGGCCGCGATGGACAACGCGCGCGACGCGACGCAGGTCTTCGGCGGCTACGGTTACATGAACGAGTACCCGGTCGCGCGGCACTACCGCGACAGCAAGATCCTCGAGATCGGCGAAGGGACAACAGAAGTGCAGCTGATGCTGATCGCGCGCGAGGCAGGCCTGTGA
- a CDS encoding MaoC family dehydratase, with translation MSGAAGAGKVIVQRGLWFEEFEPGVLYQHRPGRTITEADNVLFTTLTMNTQALHLDAAFSDALPPFNQRLVNSMFTLSTLVGLSVAQLTQGTIVGNLGFGEVAFPKPLFHGDTLYAETEVTDKRESKSRPGEGIVTFAHTGRNQHGDVVATASRKTMVRKKPAEED, from the coding sequence GTGAGCGGAGCGGCGGGAGCGGGAAAGGTCATCGTCCAGCGCGGGCTGTGGTTCGAGGAGTTCGAGCCCGGTGTCCTCTACCAGCACCGGCCCGGCCGCACCATCACCGAGGCCGACAACGTGCTGTTCACCACGTTGACGATGAACACCCAGGCGCTGCACCTGGACGCGGCGTTCTCCGATGCCCTGCCGCCGTTCAACCAACGGCTGGTCAACTCGATGTTCACGCTCTCGACGCTGGTCGGTCTCTCGGTGGCCCAGCTGACGCAGGGCACGATCGTCGGCAACCTCGGGTTCGGTGAGGTGGCCTTCCCGAAGCCGCTGTTCCACGGCGACACGCTGTATGCCGAGACCGAGGTGACCGACAAGCGCGAGTCCAAGAGCCGGCCCGGTGAAGGCATCGTGACGTTCGCCCACACCGGCCGCAACCAGCACGGCGACGTCGTGGCCACGGCGTCGCGCAAGACGATGGTGCGCAAGAAGCCGGCGGAGGAGGACTGA